The following coding sequences lie in one Rickettsia hoogstraalii genomic window:
- the folE gene encoding GTP cyclohydrolase I FolE: MSKPTREEAKEAVRTLLKFIGEDPNREGLLKTPERVINSYEEIFSGYEKDIAEILSTKFYDTCNFQDFISLEGIKFTSFCEHHMLPFNGTVHIAYIPDNCIIGISKLARIVNIFARRLQIQEKMTVQIAESVQDNLKPLGVAVKISALHSCMSMRGVMQDNSVMNTMHYTGIFAEQQKYRHEFLNLTAKR, from the coding sequence ATGAGTAAACCGACTAGAGAAGAAGCTAAAGAAGCGGTAAGAACATTACTAAAATTCATTGGTGAAGATCCAAATAGAGAAGGGTTACTTAAAACTCCCGAGAGAGTAATTAATAGCTATGAAGAGATATTTTCCGGTTATGAAAAAGATATAGCTGAAATATTAAGTACCAAATTTTACGATACTTGTAATTTTCAGGACTTTATCTCGCTGGAAGGCATAAAATTTACCTCTTTTTGTGAACATCATATGTTACCTTTTAACGGTACGGTACATATAGCTTATATTCCGGATAATTGTATTATCGGTATAAGTAAGCTAGCACGAATAGTAAATATTTTTGCTAGAAGGTTACAAATTCAAGAAAAAATGACGGTACAAATAGCAGAAAGCGTACAGGATAATTTAAAACCGCTTGGTGTTGCCGTTAAGATTTCTGCTTTACATAGTTGTATGTCGATGCGTGGAGTGATGCAAGATAATAGCGTAATGAACACTATGCATTATACGGGTATATTTGCCGAGCAGCAGAAATATCGCCATGAGTTTTTAAACCTTACTGCTAAAAGATAG
- the proS gene encoding proline--tRNA ligase has translation MLLSKYFLPVLKEEPSEAQVTSHKLMLRSGMIRQQAAGIYTWLPLGLKVLKNIENIVRSNMNKAGALEVLMPCIQPAHLWMESGRFDNYGKEMLKFQDRHDNTLLFGPTNEDMITDIFRHNIKSYKDLPKNLYHIQWKFRDEIRPRFGVMRGREFLMKDAYSFDINEENAVKTYNQMYQAYINTFRDLGVFAIPVIADNGPIGGNLSHEFHIIAKTGESTIYYDKRFKTLKDNPNIDVEEIKSWYAAAEEKHDVNKLPISEQEITSSKGIEVGHIFYIGSKYSVNMNALINDEHGKLTPVEMSSYGIGISRLVAAIIEANCDEKGIIWSSNVAPFKVSLINLNIHDSKCVELAAKAYKELSAQNIEVLYDDTEARAGSKFATHDLIGSPYQIIIGPKKAADDIVELKNRKNGVMEDIEVDGLSKQSKVLFV, from the coding sequence ATGTTATTATCAAAATATTTTTTACCTGTTTTAAAGGAAGAGCCAAGTGAAGCTCAAGTAACTTCACATAAATTAATGCTTAGAAGTGGAATGATTAGGCAACAAGCAGCAGGTATTTATACATGGCTTCCGCTCGGCTTAAAAGTATTAAAGAATATCGAGAATATAGTACGCTCGAATATGAATAAAGCAGGAGCTTTGGAAGTTCTAATGCCTTGCATCCAGCCGGCACATTTATGGATGGAATCGGGACGTTTTGATAATTACGGTAAGGAAATGCTAAAATTTCAAGATCGCCACGATAATACTTTATTATTTGGTCCGACTAACGAAGATATGATTACGGATATTTTTCGTCATAATATTAAATCATATAAGGATTTGCCTAAAAATCTTTATCATATCCAGTGGAAATTTCGTGATGAGATTAGACCACGTTTTGGCGTTATGAGAGGACGAGAGTTTCTTATGAAAGATGCTTATTCTTTTGATATAAACGAAGAAAATGCCGTTAAGACCTATAATCAGATGTATCAGGCTTATATAAATACTTTCAGGGATTTAGGCGTGTTTGCTATCCCTGTTATTGCCGATAACGGTCCAATTGGCGGCAATTTAAGCCATGAATTTCATATTATTGCCAAAACCGGTGAAAGTACTATTTATTACGATAAAAGATTTAAGACTTTAAAAGATAACCCTAATATTGATGTAGAGGAAATTAAAAGCTGGTACGCAGCAGCCGAAGAAAAGCATGATGTGAATAAATTGCCTATATCTGAACAAGAAATAACTAGCAGTAAAGGAATAGAAGTCGGGCATATTTTTTATATCGGCTCAAAATATTCGGTTAATATGAATGCTCTTATTAATGACGAACACGGTAAACTAACTCCTGTAGAAATGAGTTCTTACGGCATAGGTATTTCAAGGTTAGTGGCAGCTATTATAGAAGCAAATTGTGATGAGAAAGGTATTATATGGTCTTCTAACGTTGCTCCTTTTAAAGTTTCTTTAATTAATTTAAATATTCATGATAGTAAATGCGTAGAGCTTGCGGCAAAGGCTTATAAAGAGCTATCTGCTCAAAACATAGAAGTGCTATATGATGATACTGAAGCACGTGCCGGCAGTAAATTCGCAACACACGACCTTATCGGTTCACCTTACCAAATTATTATCGGTCCAAAAAAAGCAGCCGATGATATTGTTGAACTGAAAAACCGTAAAAATGGGGTGATGGAAGATATCGAGGTAGATGGTTTATCTAAACAAAGCAAAGTCTTATTTGTATGA
- a CDS encoding nucleotide triphosphate diphosphatase NUDT15, with protein MTNHPRIGIGILIFNNRNEILLGKRISSHGESSYAPAGGHLEFGETFEECAIREVLEETNLIIENPQFIAVTNDIFEKEQKHYVSIFLKAHCLNEHELQNLEPHKVESWQ; from the coding sequence ATGACTAACCACCCACGCATCGGTATCGGTATTTTAATCTTTAATAATAGAAATGAAATTTTATTAGGTAAACGTATTAGTTCCCATGGTGAGTCTAGTTATGCTCCTGCCGGTGGACATTTAGAATTTGGAGAAACATTTGAAGAATGTGCTATCCGTGAAGTTTTAGAAGAAACAAATCTAATCATTGAAAACCCACAATTTATAGCGGTGACTAACGATATTTTTGAAAAAGAACAAAAGCATTATGTCTCGATTTTCCTTAAAGCTCATTGTTTAAATGAGCATGAATTACAAAACCTTGAGCCTCATAAGGTAGAAAGCTGGCAGTGA